The Dasypus novemcinctus isolate mDasNov1 chromosome 20, mDasNov1.1.hap2, whole genome shotgun sequence genome segment TCCCGGCTTGGGAGAGGCGATGGTGCGCATCTCTCTCCAAGTCTGTGTTCAGTGACTTCACTTTGGAACCTTGAAATTGGCCAAAATGGGAGGACTGACATCACGGAAAtaacctacccccacccccaccccacctggtgGTTGTTATCACCTGCCAACACCCTGCTACGGGCGATGCATCTGTCTTCTGGGTTAGTTTAAGCTGCCCCTGGGCAGGGACTTATTTCACCAAGGCTGGAGGACAGGGGAGCCTGACCTacagcctggcacagagcagaaaCTTGCACCCATCAGTGGCTGTGACATTGAGATCTGGGCAGGTACCTTGCTCACCCCTTTCTCTGCAGCTGGTGTCTGGCCTAGAGGTTGTGGGACGAGTCCAGATGCGGACGCGGCGGACGTTAAGGGGGCACCTGGCCAAGATCTATGCCATGCACTGGGCCACTGACTCCAAGTGAGGCTTGGGAGGTgcccagaggggaggggaaggcaggaaggagaaCTTGGGTGATGTGGGGTGCCCTCTTCCCAGGCTGCTGGTAAGTGCCTCGCAAGATGGCAAGCTGATTGTGTGGGATACCTACACCACCAACAAGGTACCAGCCTGCCGCCCTGGCCCTCCGCCACCACCCCATTCCCGGGGGCACTATGCTCACCCGCACCCCGCTCCTTCCCCACCCAGGGGCTCCGCTCAGGCCCTGCCTCTGCACCCTGCCTGCAGGTGCATGCCATTCCACTGCGCTCCTCCTGGGTCATGACCTGTGCCTATGCCCCGTCGGGGAACTTTGTGGCCTGTGGGGGGCTGGACAACATGTGTTCCATATACAACCTCAAATCGCGGGAGGGCAACGTCAAGATCAGCCGGGAGCTGTCTGCTCACGCAGGTGAGCAGGACCCTCTTTTCCAGCCCCGAGGGGTCCAGGCCCCCGCCAGTGGCGGCTCTGCACCAGGGCACTGTCCTCTCACCACCCCCCAGGTTATCTCTCCTGCTGCCGCTTCCTGGATGACAACAACATTGTGACCAGCTCAGGGGACACCACGTGGTGAGGACTGCCGcctgcaggggctggggctgggaggcAGGCCTGTGCTGGCCTTTCTCTATGACTCCTTTCTCCATCCCTCCCCGCAGCGCCCTGTGGGATATTGAGACTGGGCAGCAGAAGACTGTGTTTGTGGGACACACGGGGGACTGCATGAGCCTGGCTGTATCTCCCGACTTCCAATTCTTCATTTCCGGAGCCTGTGATGCCAGCGCCAAGCTGTGGGACGTGCGGGAAGGCACCTGCCGTCAGACTTTCACTGGCCATGAGTCGGACATCAACGCCATCTGCGTGAGCTCAGCTGCCCGGCACCACCGCAGCCCAGCCCATCCTGCCTTCCCTCCATGACTTCCCTAGccctgttctttttattttcagtgttttactttaaaataattccaCTTCACAGAAAAGTTGTGAGACCAACAAAAAGAACTTCCATCTACCCTTCACCCAGATTCACtaactgttaacattttgccacatttgctttattcTTTGTAGAGAAGTAGATATatgaagacacatagatcaatagCTAGATagctatgtattatttttttttctgggtcttttgagagtaagttgcagaCATGCCTCTTTACTCCTTGCATACttcagtgtgtatttcctaaaaacaaggacattctCTTACACAAGCagagtatgatttttaaaatcaggaaatttaacattacTACAATACTATAATCTACAGTCTATATTCAAATACCACCAATTATCTCAATAATAGCAATTTCTTTTTCTGTCCAGGATCCAAACCTGGAGCCCCACTTGTTTTAAGAGGAGTCTGGGACAACTCTGCCCCTTCTAGCTGGGGCCCCTGGGCAAGTGGCTGACCTCCCCTCAGCCTTGGTGCTCGCCCTGCGGCATGGCACGATGCCTGCCTGCAGGGGTGTAGTGAGGAGCAAATGAGGCTGTGCAGGGGAGCCGCGAGCATGCAGCTGCGGTGTAACAGGCCAGCTGTGAAGAGCCATGCTGCGGCTGCTTCCCATCCCAGGCCAGGGAAGGGACAGACAGGCTGAGGGAAGCAGCATGCCCAGAGCCACCAGGCCGGAGGCAGGAAGAGGGCGAGAGAGGCCGCGGGTCTGAGCCCTGACCCCTTGCTCCCTGCACCCTCAGTTCTTCCCCAACGGAGAGGCCATCTGCACGGGCTCGGACGACGCCTCCTGCCGCCTGTTTGACCTGCGGGCAGACCAGGAGCTGACGGCCTACTCCCACGAGAGCATCCTGTGCGGCATCACGTCTGTGGCCTTCTCCCTCAGCGGACGCCTGCTCTTTGCAGGCTACGACGACTTCAACTGCAATGTCTGGGACTCCATAAAGGGCGAGCGCGTGGGTAAGGGCCAGCCCCACCTGTTGAGTCCTCCGCTGAAAGAACCATCCCCGGCCCTCCCTCCCTATTCCGTACCCTCCCTCCAGCTCTACTTGCTGGGACCCACTCACGGCTGCTCCTTAATTCCTGGATAATGCTGAGCCCCACCCCTGCTATCCAGTACCCCTTGTTCCCAGTCAGGGTCTTCCCTCACAGAAACATTGCCCTATGCAGCCCTTCTCCACTGCCCAGTACCATGGCTGCCCCTTGCCAGAGGAGCTCCTTCTGGTCATCCTGATCTGTGGACCTTGAATGTCCAGTCAGTTCTGGGTTCTGGAGGTTTCCAGGGCATCACCTGAGGGAAAGGGCAGCCTCAGGGAGCTCTGAAAGTCAGCAGGCCATCTGGAGGGACCTGAGGCCCTGACTCCAACCTAGGGGCTTCTCTTGGACCAGCCTGGTCTAAAGTGGAATCAGATAGTATGCTTTCATCTCTTGATAAAGACCAGGGGCTGAAGGAAAGCAACACTGGCCAGAGGTCAGGATCCAAATCCTAATTCTGTTGCTTACTCTTGAGGGCTCTTGGGGGAGTCACTTCTCTCTGGGCCTGTTTCTTCCCCTGGAAACAAAGGGATAGGACTAAAGAGTCACCTTCCCTGTTTTCCAGCACCTCTCAAGGAACGGGGACACCACTCTGCCCCCTTGCTCTTCTCATAGTATGCTGACACTGCCAACTTTCCCTGTCCCTCCCTGCCACCTTTCTCTCCCAATCTCAGGTTCTTGGTGGAGACTGGTCTCAAGAGAAACTCCTTTCCTTAGGGCTAATCCTTTTTCAGTCTCTTCCAGGGGTTGATGAGCCCACTGCCCAGCCCATCCACCCTGGGAttcgcccacccccaccccttccagACCAGCACTGGGAGACAGGCTGACTCTATCCCCTCTTCCTCAGGCATCCTCTCTGGCCATGACAACAGGGTCAGCTGCCTGGGGATCACGGCTGATGGGATGGCTGTGGCCACTGGTTCCTGGGACAGCTTCCTCAAGATCTGGAACTGAGGAGGCTGGAGGAGGGGAGGTGAAGGTCATGAAGACACTcaggcccctcccccacccctgccccaatCCCCCTGAGGTTCTCCCACCAAGCTTTCTCCTTTGAGCgcagtgggaagtgtggggagtgtgCCTTTGGGAGGAAGCATTAGGGacagaagaaacaaagaactgCCCCATTTTCTCCCATGCCCTCCCCTCCTCATGACCCTGACAGCCTCTCCCTTACTGAGCGAGGACAACTGACCCCTCCCCAGCCCTTTGCAGGCCCAACAGCCTTCTAGACTAGAAGGGCCCATAAGCCCCCTCCCACGGCAACTGTATTTGCCCAGGCCTGGTGGCACAGGTGTGCCAGCTCTCTGATCCCAGCTGCCTTCTACTTCATGCTTTCCCCTTTTTCTACCTTCTCTTCTTTCCTAAAGCACCTGCAATAAAGTGTAGCACCCTGGTATGCCTGTGATGTTTGATATCCACCCCCTTCTGTTCCACAACCTGgatcttccttcctcctcttcacCCTCCTGGTCCTCAGCAGGAGAAGCCCCGAACCTTCTCCCTGAGGAAGCACAGGGAGGCCTGAGGGGCCTGAGCCTGAAGGCTCCCCTTCCCACACACTCTAGAGATTTGGGACTAGAACTCTGTGGGGCTCCATTCCAACTCCAGACTCCCCTAGAGAAAACAAATAGAGGGCCAGGTCCCTTCTCTCTGAGGAAGAAGGGAGCTGGGGTAATGAAGGGTCACTGTGCTTGGCTGCAGGCAAAGCCCAGAGTCAAGCCAGACCTAAGTAACAGGCCAAGGGGCACAATGGGGTGACAAAGTCATTCTCAATGGCAGCAAAGTCAGGGAAGGGCAAGAAGGAGAACAAGCCTGGAAGCAACACTCCACCCTGtctttcatttaataaatgtgtCTATTCAATGGGAGGCACTGTGCTAGGCCTTAAGGAGCTGTAGAAGACAGCATATATACTATTAAGTGCAATAAAGTGTTACAGATAGATACTGGACAGCTTCTGGGGAGGAATGtggaggcagaagcccaatcTTCAGAGAAGAAAGGCCTGAGATGAGTCAGGAGAAGGTCTTCACTAGGTGGCTGGGggagtgtgtgtgcacatgcagcCTCCCAatggtatatatgtgtgtgtttatggaGGAC includes the following:
- the GNB3 gene encoding guanine nucleotide-binding protein G(I)/G(S)/G(T) subunit beta-3 codes for the protein MGEMEQLRQEAEQLKKQIADARKACADITMAELVSGLEVVGRVQMRTRRTLRGHLAKIYAMHWATDSKLLVSASQDGKLIVWDTYTTNKVHAIPLRSSWVMTCAYAPSGNFVACGGLDNMCSIYNLKSREGNVKISRELSAHAGYLSCCRFLDDNNIVTSSGDTTCALWDIETGQQKTVFVGHTGDCMSLAVSPDFQFFISGACDASAKLWDVREGTCRQTFTGHESDINAICFFPNGEAICTGSDDASCRLFDLRADQELTAYSHESILCGITSVAFSLSGRLLFAGYDDFNCNVWDSIKGERVGILSGHDNRVSCLGITADGMAVATGSWDSFLKIWN